A window of Ficedula albicollis isolate OC2 unplaced genomic scaffold, FicAlb1.5 N00494, whole genome shotgun sequence genomic DNA:
ggggggggggggggggggggggggggggggggggggggggggggggggggggggggggggggggggggggggggggggggggggggggggggggggggggggggggggggggggggggggggggggggggggggggggggggggggggggggggggggggggggggggggggggggggggggggggggggggggggggggggggggggggggggggggggggggggggggggggggggggggggggggggggggggggggggggggggggggggggggggggggggggggggggggggggggggggggggggggggggggggggggggggggggggggggggggggggggggggggggggggggggggggggggggggggggggggggggggggggggggggggggggggggggggggggggggggggggggggggggggggggggggggggggggggggggggggggggggggggggggggggggggggggggggggggggggggggggggggggggggggggggggggggggggggggggggggggggggggggggggggggggggggggggggggggggggggggggggttcccagaatttatttgggaatttcagccccaatCCTGAGGTGTTCCCAGAATTtatttgggaatttcagccccgATCCTGAGGTGTTCCCAGAATTtatttgggaatttcagccccgATCCTGAGGGGTTCCCAGAATTtatttgggaatttcagccccgATCCTGAGGGGTTCCCAGAATTtatttgggaatttcagccccgATCCTGAGGGGTTCCCAGAATTtatttgggaatttcagccccaatCCTGAGGGGTGCCCGGAGcttatttgggatttttttgcccAACTCCTGAGGGGCTTTGGGATGAGAAGAGGCGTTCCTAAGCTtatttgggaatttcagccccagtcctgaggggtttggggaatAAGGACAGGTATTCCCAGAATTtatttgggaatttcagccccgATCCTGAGGGGTTCCCAGAATTtatttgggaatttcagccccgATCCTGAGGTGTTCCCAGAATTtatttgggaatttcagccccgATCCTGAGGGGTACCTGGAGTTTATTTGGAAATTTCAGCCCCGATCCTGAGGGGTGCCCAGAGTTTATCTGGGAATTTCATCCTAAATCAGGGGTTTGGGGATGAGGAGAGGGTGTTCCCAGAGTTtatttgggaatttcagcccaaaTCAGGGTTTTTGGAATCATGAGAAGTTTCCCCGAAGTTTGTTTTTGGAATTTCAGCCCAAATCTTAAGGGGTTTGGGGATGAGGAGAGGGCGttcctggaggttttttttggaatttcACCGCaaatcaggattttgggaatgctgagcaACATCcccaaaggtttttttttcctgccaaagGTAATTTCAacccaaaataatttcatctcaAATCGAGATCTTGGGAATGCTGAGCaacattccctttttttttttttttccccaactctGCCTTTCCCACAGGAATCTCATTCCTGACTTTTCCCAAACTCTGCAATTCTGCAGttccagaaatatttattccacAATTCCCACAATCCccatccagcctttccttttccaaaggtgaaaaaatcatggaattttggaattccagaaaGATTAATTCCataatttccaaatttttttttcctccttgacCTCATCCAaactctggggttttttttggtgcttcccagaggttgtttttttttttttttccaagtgggAATTTGTGAAAGGGATCAGGCAGATTTGcccaaaaaaattaatttttttttagggattaaaggaaaaaattgggaatgaAGCAGTGAATAACCAACCTCTGGATTCTCCACAGCAatccagcagccaggaaattAATTAAGGACTAATTAAAAGCAGCCCAGAGCGAGCCAAGGAAGGCAGGAATTAGCAGAAGGCTCCGAGCTAGTAAGTACTGCTGGGTGTGTCAGTGAGACAGGAGCAGGGTcacaaaacatcccaaaaaattccaaaaacattcagaaaaaaatttgaaaagaagtactaaaaaattcctaaagggggggggggggggggggggggggggggggggggggggggggggggggggggggggggggggggggggggggggggggggggggggggggggggggggggggggggggggggggggggggggggggggggggggggggggggggggggggggggggggggggggggggggggggggggggggggggggggggggggggggggggggggggggggggggggggggggggggggggggggggggggggggggggggggggggggggggggggggggggaaaaacatCCTGGATTTgatcccaaaaaattccaacaaTTCCCAACATGgattgttcccttttttttttttttttcccccctccccagacagaaaagcagctctggaagcCGTGATGAAAACCTTGGGACCGGGATTTTTGGCCgagtttaaaaaacacaaatccCTGCAAGCAGCAGTTGAAGAATCCTTAAGCTCAGGAAAATCCCATGGAATTTCCAGCAGGACCAGTGGGAATggcaaaaaaattcccaaaatttccagaaaagatggaacagctggagcagggcccagctcatcccaggaATCCGAGGGGAATGTcccaaaaaaagagagggaagaggaggaggaggcgtCGGGGAAAAATCATCCTGCATCCTATAACAGGGTGAGgttgggaattccaggaattctgggggaatttttgggatttggggggaatttttgggatctGAGgggaaattcctggaatttgggggaatttttaGGATCTGAGgggaaattcctggaatttgGTTGGAAATTATTGAGATTTcggtgtgtgtgtggggggggtgGTTTaaggatttgggggggggggggggggtgtggggggggTGGTGTAAGGATTTGAGGgaggaaatcctggaatttggagagaaattcctgggatttgggagagaattttttgggatttggggttgaatttctgggatttctggggaaattttgggggtttgggaaggaatttctgggatttggcttggaaattctgggatttgggcaggaaattcttgggatttttctgggaattcttGGGATTTTTGTGGAAATTTCTGGGATTTAGTTAGAAATTTTTGGAATTTGGGTGGGAATTTTTGGGACTTGGGagggaattcctggggtttggttggggatttctgtgggaattccagggatttgggaggaaattcctgagatttcagcaggaatttctgtgatttgggcgggaatttttgggatttgagTGGAAAATTTTGGCATTTAGATGAGaaattcctgggatttgggtGGGAATTAGTTGGATTTTGGTGGGAATTCCTGAGATGTGTGtgggaatttctgggatttgggcatgaaatttctgggatttgtgtgggaattcctgggatttgggtGCAAAATTAATGGAATTTGGGTGGGATTTGATTTCAGGGAATTGTTTCCATGAAATAATTCCTGCCAGGATGGATGTGGGGAAtgtggaattctggaattctctATGGGAAAGAATTGAAAGAGGATTTATTCTGCAATTCCCACAATCCCAAATAGCTCCAATCCCAGTCCAGCATTTCCTTGGAGACTTCAAGGgatgagaaaataataaaattctggaattctaaaaaaaaaaaaaaaaggggggggggggggggggggggggggggggggggggggggggggggggggggggggggggggggggggggggggggggggggaaaaaaaaaaaaaaaaatcatggaattacagaattcCATAAAGATTTATTTCCTAATTCCTAAAATCCCAAACCAGCCTTTCCTTGGAGACTTCCCAGGGATAAAAAAATTCATGGAATTCTGAAATTCCAGAAAGATTTATTCCATAATTCCAATCCAACCTTTCCTTGGAAAATTCTAGGGGTGAAAAGCCATGGAATTacaaaattccataaaaattcATTCCACAATCCCCATCCAACCTTTCCTTGGGGATTTCCAGGGAtgaaaaatcatggaatttTTGAATTCCAAGAAGATTTATTCCATAATTCCAATCCAACCTTTCCTTGGAAAATTCTAGGGGTGAAAAGCCATGGAATTacaaaattccataaaaattcATTCCACAATCCCCATCCAACCTTTCCTTGGGGATTTCCAGGGAtgaaaaatcatggaatttTTGAATTCCAAGAAGATTTATTCCATAATTCCAATCCAACCTTTCCTTGGAAAATTCTAGGGGTGAAAAATCACGGAATTAGGAAATTCTGTTAAAGAATaatggaattctggaattccagaaaGATTTATTCCACAATTTCAATCCAAtttcatccctggaagtctcCAAGGAAAggttggtttgggatttttaggaATTATGGAATAAATCTTTCTGGAATTCAAAAATTCATTCCAATGGAGATTTCCATCGATTAAAAAAATCACGGAATCACAAAATTCCATACAAATTCATTCCAGGATCCCaatccagcctttccttgggaTTTTCCATGGCTGAACCCtcaggatttttgggaattctttccctgtttttgcagctgctgagggaggacctgctgagctgtggcacCGTGCTGCAGATCTCGGATTTGCCCGACGACGGATTTTCCGACCAGGACATCAAAAAACTGGTCCAGCCCTTTGGGAAAGTCAGTGACCTCATCGTGCTGCGCTCCAGGAACGAGGTGAGCCTGCAGAATGGCACTGGGAAGCTGGGATCtgcaaaaattcccaaaaatcccatcctggAATGGCTGGGAACGGGGaaattccagctcttcccactcagaatttggggattttatggatggggagatttttttctggtttgttttggtttttttttttctctctttttttcccttctttcccttcttttcccctctcttttttccttccctttttcttttccttccatttttttcttcccttttttccttgtgtttcctTCCCCCCCTTGtttcactttgttttcctttttctgttttttttctttctttcccccctttctttccccccctttttttccccctctttcttttccactctTTCTGTTCCCCTCTTTCgtttcccctctttcttttccctctttcttttcccctctttctttaccccttcttttccccttcttttccccttcttttcccctctttcttttcccctctttcttttcccctctttcttttcccctctttcttttcccctctttcttttcccctctttcttttcccctctttcttttcccctctttcttttcccctctttcttttcccctctttcttttcccctctttcttttcccctctttcttttcccctctttcttttcccctctttcttttcccctctttcttttcccctctttcttttcccctctttcttttcccctctttatCTTCTGCCTTCTTGtcccctcccttttttccttttctttcctttcccccttctttccctttgtttccttgttttcctgtgtttccttttttgccttgttttccttccttttccccttttccccttttctccttctttccctcccttcccatttgtccttctcccctttccccctcccaccCTTCAATTCCCTCCCTGCAATTTCCAAACCAAATCCCGCATTTCCCACCCAGGGGAATATCCCAGAACCCCCCATAACTCTGGGAATTCCGGGAATTCTGTGCATTCCAGGCCTACCTGGAGATGAATTACAAGGAGGCCGTGATCGCCGCTGTCAAGTTTGGGGAGACGGCGCCGGTTCTGCTCAACGGGAAACGCGTTCGGATCAGCGTGGCCGAGAGACCGCGGGCGGCAGCGGCGCAGGTGGGGAGCCGGCCGGGAATGCCGGCTGGGAATTCCAACCGGGAatgccggggggggggggggggggggggggggggggggggggggggggggggggggggggggggggggggggggggggggggggggggggggggggggggggggggggggggggggggggggggggggggggggggggggggggggggggggggggggggggggggggggggggggggggggggggggggggggggggggggggggggggggggggggggggggggggggggggggggggggggggggggggggggggggggggggggggggggggggggggggggggggggggggggggggggggggggggggggggggggggggggggggggggggggggggggggggggggggggggggggggggggggggggggggggggggggggggggggggggggggggggggggggggggggggggggggggggggggggggggggggggggggggggggggggggggggggggggggggggggggggggggggggggggggggggggggggggggggggggggggggggggggggggggggggggggggggggggggggggggggggggggggggggggggggggggggggggggggggggggggggggggggggggggggggggggggggggggggggggggggggggggggggggggggggggggggggggggggggggggggggggggggggggggggggggggggggggggggggggggggggggggggggggggggggggggggggggggggggggggggggggggggggggggggggggggggggggggggggggggggggggggggggggggggggggggggggggggggggggggggggggggggggggggggggggggggggggggggggggggggggggggggggggggggggggggggggggggggggggggggggggggggggggggggggggggggggggggggggggggggggggggggggggggggggggggggggggggggggggggggggggggggggggggggggggggggggggggggggggggggggggggggggggggggggggggggggggggggggggggggggggggggggggggggggggggggggggggggggggggggggggggggggggggggggggggggggggggggggggggggggggggggggggggggggggggggggggggggggggggggggggggggggggggggggggggggggggggggggggggggggggggggggggggggggggggggggggggggggggggggggggggggggggggggggggggggggggggggggggggggggggggggggggggggggggggggggggggggggggggggggggggggggggggggggggggggggggggggggggggggggggggggggggggggggggggggggggggggggggggggggggggggggggggggggggggggggggggggggggggggggggggggggggggggggggggggggggggggggggggggggggggggggggggggggggggggggggggggggggggggggggggggggggggggggggggggggggggggggggggggggggggggggggggggggggggggggggggggggggggggggggggggggggggggggggggggggggggggggggggggggggggggggggggggggggggggggggggggggggggggggggggggggggggggggggggggggggggggggggggggggggggggggggggggggggggggggggggggggggggggggggggggggggggggggggggggggggggggggggggggggggggggggggggggggggggggggggggggggggggggggggggggggggggggggggggggggggggggggggggggggggggggggggggggggggggggggggggggggggggggggggggggggggggggggggggggggggggggggggggggggggggggggggggggggggggggggggggggggggggggggggggggggggggggggggggggggggggggggggggggggggggggggggggggggggggggggggggggggggggggggggggggggggggggggggggggggggggggggggggggggggggggggggggggggggggggggggggggggggggggggggggggggggggggggggggggggggggggggggggggggggggggggggggggggggggggggggggggggggggggggggggggggggggggggggggggggggggggggggggggggggggggggggggggggggggggggggggggggggggggggggggggggggggggggggggggggggggggggggggggggggggggggggggggggggggggggggggggaccaggAATTctgactgggagctgggaattccaaaCAGGAATTGTGACcgggagctgggaattccaacTGGGGATTctgactgggagctgggaattccaacCAGGAGCTGGGGATTCCGACTGGGAATTCCGACCGGGAATTCTGACCAGGAATTCcaactgggagctgggagttCTGACCAGGAATTctgactgggagctgggaattcgCACCGGGAATTCTGACcgggagctgggaattccaaaCAGGAGTTCTgactgggaattccagctgggagctgggaattcaaGATCTGGGAATTCTGACCAGGCATTctgactgggagctgggaattccaacTGGGAATTCTGACCAGGCATTCTGACAGGGAATTCCAACTGGGAGATGGGAATTCTgactgggaattccagcctgggatctgTGAATTTtgaccaggagctgggaattccacctgggaattccagcctgggatctgGGAATGACCGGGAATTCCAACTGGGATCTGGGAGTTCTCACTGGGAATTCCAGTCTGGGATCTGGAAATTCCAGCCAGGATCTGGGAATTCTGACCAGTaattccagcctgggatctgGGAATTCTGGTCAGGATCTGAGAATTCCAGATGGGATCTGGGAATTCCAACGAGGAATtgggaaatgagggaaatgGGAGCAGGAATTCcaactgggatttgggacttCCAGCTGGGACCCTGAGAATTCCAAATCTCagaattccagccaggaattccaaccaggaatctgggaattcccactgggatctgAGAATTCTGACAGGGAATTCCAACTGGGATCTGGGAATTCCAACCAGAATCTGGGAATTCCAACCAGGAACGGAATCCATTGGAATGAGGATGGAATGGCAATTCCAAGTGGCAATTCCAACCAGGAGTCagaattccagcccaaaatcCAAGATTtccatctgggatttgggaattccagcccaggatCTGGGAATTCCAAGTGGGAGCaagaattccatcccaaaatctgggaattccatgggaatggCATCCCTGGAACGAGGGTTCCTCATTCcgaattttcctcctttttttgggAATGGCAGAGCCAGAAGTGAATTTCCCAATTCCAcattttcctggattttagggaaagatAAAAGAATTCTGGAAGTGCAGATCttgtttcctcattttcctccatttttggggaaagaaaaaatggaattgtAGCTCCTCATTCcaaatttcccaattttttgggaataaaaaaaaattggaattgcatttttttcattccagattttccctttttttggaaaaaaaaagtgaatttcatctttctgattttttgggggggggaaataaaattgttttattcattattatattttattatgattttttaatatttactgtGTTTTATTCATTATTGGAtttatgtaattatttaattagCAATGGATATAATTAATCatcattaataaattaaaattcaggGTCCTATTTCTCTTTTATATCAATTACtaataaatcccaaatttttttaaataaaattgctttattcATTATTAGATAGGTATAATTACTTGATTAATAGTGCACATAATTAATAGTTCATTACTTAATTAACATTAGTTAAATAAAGTTCAGAATCCTATGTGTAATTATTactaattattaataaatttcaattttttccccattccaggTGAAAAAAACGGTGAAAAAGAAAGTCCTGaaccccaaaaaaactccaacaagCACCAAGTAAGAgcttcattaattaattaatgttaattACAATAACTGGGGACCTGAAGGGCTCAAACcttggagggggggggggggggggggggggggggggggggggggggggggggggggggggggggggggggggggggggggggggggggggggggggggggggggggggggggggggggggggggggggggggggggggggggggggggggggggggggggggggggggggggggggggggggggggggggggggggggggggggggggggggggggggggggggggggggggggggggggggggggggggggggggggggggggggggggggggggggggggggggggggggggggggggggggggggggggggggggggggggggggggggggggggggggggggggggggggggggggggggggggggggggggggggggggggggggggggggggggggggggggggggggggggggggggggggggggggggggggggggggggggggggggggggggggggggggggggggggggggggggggggggggggggggggggggggggggggggggggggggggggggggggggggggggggggggggggggggggggggggggggggggggggggggggggggggggggggggggggggggggggggggggggggggggggggggggggggggggggggggggggggggggggggggggggggggggggggggggggggggggggggggggggggggggggggggggggggggggggggggggggggggggggggggggggggggggggggggggggggggggggggggggggggggggggggggggggggggggggggggggggggggggggggggggggggggggggggggggggggggggggggggggggggggggggggggggggggggggggggggggggggggggggggggggggggggggggggggggggggggggggggggggggggggggggggggggggggggggggggggggggggggggggggggggggggggggggggggggggggggggggggggg
This region includes:
- the LOC101811626 gene encoding zinc finger protein 638-like, which codes for MKTLGPGFLAEFKKHKSLQAAVEESLSSGKSHGISSRTSGNGKKIPKISRKDGTAGAGPSSSQESEGNVPKKEREEEEEASGKNHPASYNRLLREDLLSCGTVLQISDLPDDGFSDQDIKKLVQPFGKVSDLIVLRSRNEAYLEMNYKEAVIAAVKFGETAPVLLNGKRVRISVAERPRAAAAQVKKTVKKKVLNPKKTPTSTK